From Romeriopsis navalis LEGE 11480:
GATCTTTGTCTGGGCAATCGGCATTCCTCTGGGAATTATTAGTGCGGTCAAACAACGCAGTTGGGCCGATAAAGTATTACGGGTAATCAGCTACATCGGCCAAGGATTTCCCAGCTTCATCACGGGCTTACTGCTCCTGATCTTCGCCCAAAACACATCACCGCTGTTTCCCGTTGGGGATATGACCAGCATTGACCATGCCGATCTCACCTGGCTGGGCAAAATATTCGACATTGGTTGGCATATGATTTTGCCAACGATCGCCTTAAGCATTGTCGGATTTGCCGGACTTCAACGCATCGCCCGTGGTGAAATGCTCGATGTCCTACGCCAAGACTATATTCAAACGGCCCGGGCCAAAGGCTTACCGGAAAATCGGGTGATCTATGTTCATGCATTGCGTAATGCCGTGAATCCCTTGATTACCCTGCTCGGGTTTGAATTTGCCAACCTGCTGAGCGGCGCATTTATCACCGAATTTTTCTTCAACTGGCCGGGATTAGGCCGCTTAACGTTACAGGCAGTTCAAGCACAGGACTTGTACCTGCTGATGGCGAGCCTCATGATGGGGGCCACAATGCTAATCGTGGGCAATCTGATCGCCGATATTTTGCTGAAGTTTGTTGATCCCCGCATCAAGCTGTCGGATATGAATTAGGCCACCACTTATTCAGACAATTTCCGCCTCAAACTGCTAAATCAACGCACTCCTCGATCCCCTGGCATATTGATGCAATGCCAGGGGATTGCTATATCCGGCCCCCAAGATCAAACTTCCGGATTCTGAATCGTGCCCATAAACAGCAGCGTCCCCGTCTCATTGTCCCGAATCGCACAAAAGAACGGCCGATCGACGATCATTTCAAACGCCTTGGTCGGTTGCTGAATCGATGTGGTCGTGATCCCGATCGACGTGACTGCCGCCGCTTCCGTGCCTTGCTCATTCACTTCCACAAAGGTTTTGTGCTTCACCTGATTAATCGATGATTTGTCACCTTTGAGCAAATTCGAGAAATCGGCTTTCTGAGGATTAAACGCATCACCCATGCCAAGCGCCGTCAGCGATGATTTTAGCTCCGTATCAAACTCCGACTTAAACTTTGGCAGTTGGACAAAGCCCGTCTGTTTTTTAAACCCTTGCATCCAGGCTTGCCAATTCGCAGCGGTGAGAGTTTTGCTAAATTCGGTCAAGTTCGAGGA
This genomic window contains:
- a CDS encoding ABC transporter permease, whose protein sequence is MTASAPEPQPLQKIIAALTGETAVYIFKRLMQGLLTLVLASAVCFIVIQLAPGDYLDALKENPRISKERLDELRTQFRLDKSWIEQYGFWLWGIISRGDFGTSFVYNRSVTSLLLERVPATLILAFSSLIFVWAIGIPLGIISAVKQRSWADKVLRVISYIGQGFPSFITGLLLLIFAQNTSPLFPVGDMTSIDHADLTWLGKIFDIGWHMILPTIALSIVGFAGLQRIARGEMLDVLRQDYIQTARAKGLPENRVIYVHALRNAVNPLITLLGFEFANLLSGAFITEFFFNWPGLGRLTLQAVQAQDLYLLMASLMMGATMLIVGNLIADILLKFVDPRIKLSDMN